ggatgtagctgccatagagaccgatctctcgatttaaggttttgagcccataaaaggcacatttattttccgatgtcactgaaatttgggacagtgagttaatttacGCCCCCCgacaaacttctgcaatatggcacaaatcggtccagatttggatatagctgccatatagatccatcactcgatttaaggttttgggcccataaaaggcgcatttattgtccactgtcgccgaaatttggaacagcgctttgtgttaggctcttcgacagttttctgcaacttggcccaaatcggtccagatttggatatagctgccatatagaccgatctctcgatttaaagtcttggccccataaaaggcgcatttaaattcgatttcactgaaatttgacacagtgacttatgttagacttttcgacatccgtgtcgtatatggttcaaatcggtttatttttagatatagctactaaaaagatcaatatttttttatacacaattgatcaatgacttgtttttataagtatttgttcaaatcggatcacatttcgatatagctgttatggtgcataaggtatgcatttttcaccggattttgacgaaagatggtttacatatatacccgaggtggtgggaaccacaactttgagacagtcagtaactttatctatctcggcatcgccgtaaccgaaacgaatgaccccagttttgagataaagcgaacaataatactgacaaacagatgctactttggactaagtaagcagtgtagaaacaaggccacctctcgacagacgaagattacactatacaagacactgacactacccgtgctgttatatggtacttgtgaaagcatatgagaaagtgcttggagtatttgagagaaagattcttcgtaaaatatatagaccagtttgcggtaatggagaatataggcgacgtatgaaccacgagttgtatgagctgtatgacgacgatagttacacgcatcaaaatacaacggctgcgttggctaggtcatgttgtcagaatttatgaagaagctccagcaaagaagtcttttgaaggcaaacccgttggtacacgcaaaccgggaagtccaaaagcccgatggaaagatcaagtggtgggagacacctcgaaacttgatgtcacagattttagaatgagcgcagaagatcgaggcgcttggcaggctattctacgttcggctagtggaacaaatattctgtcatagccaattaaagtaaagtaaaaggtTTTGGTcgtgtttggtaggatttttcttaaattttggtaggaaataattttattgagtggcaacactggtcaggtcactgtctaatctgaAAACGATGACGTCCAAGAAGAGATCATataacatctgctgtgtgtgtctcCTGCACTGACAAGCAGAAGAAGTTTCACTtttagttctcatttctttgaaaagttatcttaattatcgaaaatgttGGGGTTGGAACTAGCGGACATTTTCTTTCCTAAATAAGAGGAAGTGAACCATTCGCAAGTGTTGGGCTTTTTGGATACTTTAACGGCAGGAACTTTATGGcgttttccttcttctgttcctatggtaaTAATGGACGAAATTGtttaaatgagtctgatggccaacagccacttaaacctaaccttatttTGACTTGTTTGCCTTATTTACACTGGCATATAATATGACCGGAATGTTGGCCATTTTAGAAATTGGATTACTCCCAAAGCAATGACAATCAGCATGCTTGCAATAACAAATTACACATCTGGGAAAATCACACCACTGGGTTTCACACCActgtatgattttttttctgtgttcaTAATAGAGCTGAACTGAAAGCTTTTAACAAAAAGCTCACAGCCAATCAaaagcaaaaatgcaaatataaatataatggCCAATCGAAGCGTTAACTtcactttaaatttaaatttacaaTTGAAGACATTTTACAATGACATCGTTGGCCGCAAGCATTGTCGTATTAACGATATTGCATTTGATTCAAGCGCAAGAAAATGAAATTGTCAAAGCCATGTTGTTGAATGAAGTTATTCCAGATGTCTTGGACGAAGGACCAAAGGAAGTGCTAAAGGTATCATTGATACAAAGtaatatttgaaattaatttaaatcaaCTTCAATTGAAATGCAGGTCACATTTGACAATGGCGCCAAAGTTAATATGGGCAACGAATTAACACCCACTCAAGTACAAAATCAACCTCATGTCGAATGGGAGAGTGAGGAAGGAGCCTATTACACTCTTCTAATGACCGAATCAGATGCTCCATCTCGTGCCGATAAAAGTGTGGGAGAATGGCAACATTGGCTGGTCGGAAATATTGCGGGTAATAATGTAGCGAAGGGCACCCTGCTATCCGGCTACCAAGGTTCTGGTCCTATGCTAGGCACTGGCCTACATCGCTATGTTTATTTGTTGTTTAAGCAACCGCATCAGCTAGAATTTGATGAGAAATTTTCTCCCAACACAACCACTGAAGGACGGCCACTTTTTTCTACacgaaaatttatgaaaaaatacaatttgGAGACTCCGATAGCGGGGAATTTTTATGAAGCCCAATACGATGAAATCGCCGGTGTACTTTTGGCTCAATTGGGattttaaactaaaatttctTCTCTAAGCTATGTTTGTGGATATAAGGTTTTAGATTTCAGTTTGCAAGGATTTAGTCAATGTTGTTAGTCATTTCACTGTTAAATTTAGGAAAACTTGCACATTTTATATGATGGAAAATGGTTTTGCATGGATGAacagaaacaataaaaaatctgCAGGACAATATATGGGGTATTGAAGGAAAGATATTGGGAGTTgagtacgaatatggtaagaaaaaaaaaaaagaatttgaggTCAATGAATATGAATCCGCCCACCTGTTAAGTATCCTTTAATGGCCACGCTCTACAAATATCAATTAAAATCATCCTGGTAATCGAAAAAACCAATCATATAAACAGAATATTTTATCAATTATACTCAAacaataatataaatattttccaattagtagagaatttaattaaatttttaattgtttattttgCCACAGAATTAATAACGTCGTAATCATCATCATATTGAAAATGGATACGGTCAAAGAAATTAcgataaatacctttcaaactattaatttgtatttgtactTTTAGTTATGATTCCATGACAGTACAAAAAGTATTAACTTATAATTAGTACTGTCAGTTGGGCCAAAATGCCCCTACAAAGTATTATAAACAATTTATTAAATTATGTGACTTAAAATAATAATAGAATGGAAAGTAAAGGAAATaagtttaataaataaattaaatttaacaagtaaaatcgtgcttagttcggccgggccgaatgttatataccctccaccatggatcgcatctgtctagttcttttcccggtatctcttgttAGGCAAATATatggtaaaagaaaaaaattactgtgatattggagctatatcaacttacgGTCCGATGGTCCGGATCATAATTAAACGGAATGTAGAAGTtggtgtgtaaaatttcagccaattcgaataaaaattgcgccctttaggggctcaagaagtaaaatagaagtcgttgcacaaaatttcagcaaaatctgattatattgggttgcccaaaaagtaattgcggattttttaaaagaaagtaaatgcatttttaataaaacttagaatgaactttaatcaaatatataattgccattttgttcgataaccttttgtcatcttcctggcaattttagtattccacgctcatagaacttctggcctttatctgcaaaaaactgaaccaagtgcgattttatagcctcatcattgccgaaagttttaccatttaaggagttctgcaaagatcgaaataaatggtagtctgatggtgcaaggtcaggactatatggtggatgcatcaaaagttcccagtcaagctcactcagtttttggcgagtgaccaaagatgtgtgcggtctagcgttgtcctggtggaatatgacacctttacgattgaccaactctggtcgcttctccttgatggctgtattcaatatgtccaattgttgacagtaaacatccgaattaatcgtttgtttccttggaagcagctcaaaatataccacacccttccaatcccaccaaacagacagcataaccatgcttggaccatgatcgttttcgactaacgttgttgtaaacaatccatttttcatctccagttatgattcatATAagaaacggatcgaattcattgcgtttaaggtgcatatcacaagcgttgattcggtttgttacatgaatttctttcaatacatgtggtacccatattaaaattgacgccaaacaaacaaatgtaaacaaaatttcgcgcactttttttctaaagtaagctaaaaagtaacagctgataactgacagaagaaagaatgcaattacagagtcacaagccgttgaaaaaattgtcaacgccgactatattaccgacaattactttttggacaacccataattgcgacctctagaggctccagaagtcaagatcctagatcggtttatatggcagctatataaggttatgaaccaattaaaaccatatttggcacaactgttggaagtcataacaaaatacatcatgcaaaatttcagccaaatcgaatgagaattgcgccctctagaggctcaagaagtcaagatcccagatcgctcatgaagtcaagatcccagctatttcaggttatgaaccaattaaaaccatatttggcacaactattggaagtcataacaaaacacgtactgcaaaatttcagccaaatcggatgagaattgcgccctctagaggctcaagaagtcaagaacccagaacagtttatatggcggctacatcaggttatgaaccaattaacaccatatttggcacaactgttgcaagtcataacaaaatacatcatgcaaaattttggccaaatcgggtgagaattgcgccctctagacgctcaagatgtcaagaccccagatcggtttatatgagagctatatcagattatggaccgatttgaaccacacttagcgcagtAATTGGagatgataacaaaacacctcatgctaaatttcagccaaatcggatgagaattgcgccctctagtggctcaagaaatcaagatccaagatcggtttatgtggcagctatatctaaatatggacctatgtggcccatttacaatcccaaccgactaatAAGAtaatattcgtgcaaaatttcaagcgcctagctttactccttcgaaagttagcatgctttcgacagacagacggacggccggacggacatggccagatcgacttaaaatgtcatgactatcaataatattttgggttgcccaaaaagtaattgcggattttttaaaagaaagtaaatgcatttttaataaaacttagaatgaaattgattcaaacaaactttttttacactttttttctaaagcaagctaaaagtaacagctgataacatgatgacagaagagagaatgcaattacagaggcacaagccgttgaaaaaatttgtcaacgccgactatatgaaatatccgcaattactttttgggcaaccctatatatactttatggggtctcagaggaatatttcgagagttacaaacagaatggaggccaccgtagcgcagaggtaagcatgtccgcctatgacgctgaacgcctgggttcgaatcctggcgagaccatccgaaaaaattatcagcggtggttttcccctcctaatgctgccgacatttgtaaggtactatgccatgtaaaacttctctccaaagagatgtcgcactgcggcttgccgttcggactcggctataaaaaggaggccccttatcattgagcttaaacttgaatctaaactcattgatatgtgagaagtttgcccctgttgcttagtcgaatgttcatgggcaaaatttgcaatttgcatttacaaacagaatgacgaaattagtatacccccagcctatggtggagggtataaaaatgaataaatataaaaaatttttaacaaaaatttatttttaaacctaGTAAAGACTATTTCACCATAATAGTAACTAAATGAAATgcctaacaaataaaagcgtgctaagttcgaccaggaCGAAtcttggataaccaccaccaaggattctgcttaaaaattcatctaaactaaatttagttgaagggcacaatttCATTTAACATACGAAACTTCTGTCGAAGCAcaaaaattatagcttctagaataatcgagagaccggtttattggcagctacatcaggttatagaccgatttggaccgtattaaaCACAAATGTTTAAAGAatgttcagagaaaatttcattgaatttttgtctttagagaaaatttcattgaaattttgtctttagagaaaatttcattgaaattttgtctttagagaaaatttcattgaaattttgtctttagagaaaatttcattgaaattttgtctttagagaaaatttcattgaaattttgtctgtatagagaatttcattgaaattttgtctttagagagaatttcattgaaattttgtcgaaagaaaaagaaatattctctaaaaacaaaatttcaatgaaattttctctaaaaacaaaatttcaattaaattttctctacagacaaaatttcaatgaaattttctttaaagacaaaatttcaataaaattttctctaaagttaaaatttcaatgaaattttctctaaagacacaatttcaaagaaattttctctaaagacacaatttcaaagaaattttctctaaagacacaatttcaaagaaattttctctaaagacaaaattttattaaaattttctctaaagacaaaattttaatgaaattttctctaaagacaaaacttcaatgaaattttctctaaagacaaaatttcaattaaattttctctacagacaaaatctcaatgaaattttctttaaagacaaaatttcaataaaattttctctaaagacaaaatttcaatgaaattttctctaaagacacaatttcaaagaaattttctctaaagacacaatttcaaagaaattttctctaaagacacaatttcaaagaaattttctctaaagacaaaatttcattaaaattttctctaaagacaaaatttcaatgaaattttctctaaagacaaaattgcaatgaaattttctctaatgataaaatttcaatgaaattttctctatagacaaaatatcaataaaattttcactaaaggcAAAATAAATGAATGACAATGAAACACAAATAGTAGAATGactaaaaaccagtaaaaatttactaacaaAAACGTTATTATTAGCAATTGTATTAAATGTTACCCTAAATTGTACACACAATCCACAGTATAAATAATGCAACACTGATGTTGATGAATAATGCTAGGATAGGGCCCAGTATGCAactcaagcgaaattttcggtagcaCACACAGGATGACAAAAACCATGCATTCTTCGTTTAGCCAATCTGCCACACTTTTTTGCTAATGAAGTAGGCATTTGGGAAAATAAAGCGGTATTTTGTAGAAATAAAACCATTATGTGGTGCAAAAAATTATCAAAGCAACTCTTCTCTTGCaatgaaaccaaaaaaatatcCAATGCTTTTAATGCCACCATTGGAGACAAAataaaccgaaaatttcgcttaagaaATTCAATGCATTTGCTATGAcaacgaaaatttcatttgaggttCATACCGCCcctatggctggtactatgctGGGTTTTCACAGCTGAAGACACATGTATTTCGCGATAAtctaaaaa
This Stomoxys calcitrans chromosome 2, idStoCalc2.1, whole genome shotgun sequence DNA region includes the following protein-coding sequences:
- the LOC106082254 gene encoding protein D3, whose amino-acid sequence is MTSLAASIVVLTILHLIQAQENEIVKAMLLNEVIPDVLDEGPKEVLKVTFDNGAKVNMGNELTPTQVQNQPHVEWESEEGAYYTLLMTESDAPSRADKSVGEWQHWLVGNIAGNNVAKGTLLSGYQGSGPMLGTGLHRYVYLLFKQPHQLEFDEKFSPNTTTEGRPLFSTRKFMKKYNLETPIAGNFYEAQYDEIAGVLLAQLGF